One window from the genome of Scatophagus argus isolate fScaArg1 chromosome 13, fScaArg1.pri, whole genome shotgun sequence encodes:
- the LOC124070052 gene encoding C-C motif chemokine 20-like isoform X2, translating into MTPTGTMTVTTVLLFVVLGLLSPAPAAWSHMGKACCTRYTRKPVPFQRIKGYREQTTLENCRIEAIIFYTVKKNEICATRKDKWVRTILELLSSKLKKMSKDGSAPGERTGHFFSTTETFTNSTESYY; encoded by the exons ATGACTCCCACAGGTACGATGACTGTGACAACCGTCCTCCTCTTCGTCGTGCTGGGCCTGCTCAGTCCAGCTCCAGCTGCCt GGTCCCATATGGGCAAAGCCTGTTGTACGAGATACACAAGGAAGCCAGTACCCTTCCAGCGCATAAAAGGCTACAGAGAACAAACCACCCTCGAAAACTGTCGCATCGAGGCGATCAT TTTCTACACAGTTAAAAAGAATGAGATATGCGCCACTCGGAAAGATAAGTGGGTGAGGACAATTCTGGAATTGCTGAG TTCAAAACTGAAGAAGATGTCAAAAGACGGCTCTGCCCCAGGTGAAAGGACAGGACATTTCTTCAGTACCACAGAGACGTTCACAAACAGCACGGAAAGCTACTATTAG
- the LOC124070052 gene encoding C-C motif chemokine 20-like isoform X1: MTPTGTMTVTTVLLFVVLGLLSPAPAALGSHMGKACCTRYTRKPVPFQRIKGYREQTTLENCRIEAIIFYTVKKNEICATRKDKWVRTILELLSSKLKKMSKDGSAPGERTGHFFSTTETFTNSTESYY; this comes from the exons ATGACTCCCACAGGTACGATGACTGTGACAACCGTCCTCCTCTTCGTCGTGCTGGGCCTGCTCAGTCCAGCTCCAGCTGCCt TAGGGTCCCATATGGGCAAAGCCTGTTGTACGAGATACACAAGGAAGCCAGTACCCTTCCAGCGCATAAAAGGCTACAGAGAACAAACCACCCTCGAAAACTGTCGCATCGAGGCGATCAT TTTCTACACAGTTAAAAAGAATGAGATATGCGCCACTCGGAAAGATAAGTGGGTGAGGACAATTCTGGAATTGCTGAG TTCAAAACTGAAGAAGATGTCAAAAGACGGCTCTGCCCCAGGTGAAAGGACAGGACATTTCTTCAGTACCACAGAGACGTTCACAAACAGCACGGAAAGCTACTATTAG